A single genomic interval of Leptospirales bacterium harbors:
- the gatA gene encoding Asp-tRNA(Asn)/Glu-tRNA(Gln) amidotransferase subunit GatA, with the protein MTLKVEELQRSALDHARSLEQGDYTAQELAETALQAAQTEADLGAFLRLEGDRVLAQARAADDRRRSGKSLGLLDGIPVAIKDNITARGELCTCASRILENFVAPYDATVISRLREQGAVLFGRTNMDEFAMGSSTENSAFQRTLNPRDRSRVPGGSSGGSAAAVAAGIVPLALGSDTGGSIRQPASFCGIVGLKPTYGRVSRYGLAAYASSLDQIGPFARNVSDAALLLAAISGVDPRDSSTHPEADRHPISWQLPPIGDSEWKKLRIGVFHNGQPPVGVENAVAARYQYCVDEFRRRGATVRPLQSALEEYLIPIYYILATAEASSNLSRYDGVRYGSREESAGNLMELYVRSRTRGFGPEVKRRILLGGFTLSSGYYDAYYKRAQQARRRIQAEYQQFFQEVDVILTPTSPGVAFRFGERTADPIAMYRSDVLTIAANLAGLPAISVAVGNDDQGLPIGMQLTAAYFMENSMLRLASALAEFAENRPVAGEASIQPAKSTAPTQRKAVRELATAPEAKAAPKAKAAPKAKATPKAKAAPKAKAAPKAKAAPKAKAAPKRRR; encoded by the coding sequence ATGACCCTTAAAGTTGAAGAACTGCAGCGTAGCGCGCTGGATCATGCGCGCAGTCTGGAGCAAGGAGACTACACGGCACAGGAGCTTGCTGAAACAGCGCTGCAGGCTGCGCAGACGGAGGCTGATCTTGGCGCTTTCTTGCGTCTGGAAGGGGATCGGGTTCTGGCTCAGGCGCGAGCAGCTGATGATCGTCGCCGCAGCGGCAAGTCCCTGGGTTTGCTGGATGGCATTCCGGTAGCGATTAAGGACAACATTACGGCGCGCGGCGAATTGTGCACCTGCGCTTCGCGCATCCTCGAGAATTTTGTGGCCCCTTACGACGCCACCGTCATCAGCCGATTGCGAGAGCAGGGCGCCGTGCTTTTTGGCCGGACCAATATGGACGAGTTTGCCATGGGCTCGTCCACCGAAAACTCCGCCTTCCAGCGCACGCTCAACCCGCGGGATCGCAGCCGTGTGCCTGGCGGTTCCAGCGGCGGCTCGGCGGCGGCAGTGGCCGCGGGCATCGTGCCGCTGGCGCTTGGCTCGGACACTGGCGGCTCCATTCGTCAGCCTGCATCCTTTTGTGGAATCGTTGGACTGAAGCCGACCTATGGTCGCGTTTCGCGCTACGGTCTTGCCGCATACGCATCGAGTCTGGACCAGATCGGCCCGTTTGCCCGCAACGTGAGCGATGCGGCCTTGCTGCTGGCGGCCATCAGCGGCGTAGACCCGCGCGATAGCAGCACGCATCCCGAAGCGGATCGTCATCCAATCAGCTGGCAGTTGCCGCCGATTGGCGATTCCGAATGGAAGAAACTGCGTATCGGCGTTTTTCACAATGGCCAGCCGCCGGTTGGCGTGGAGAATGCGGTTGCCGCGCGTTACCAGTACTGCGTGGACGAATTTCGTCGGCGCGGAGCGACTGTACGGCCCTTGCAAAGCGCACTTGAAGAATACTTGATACCAATTTACTATATTCTGGCAACGGCTGAAGCATCAAGCAACCTCAGCCGCTATGACGGCGTGCGCTATGGATCTCGCGAGGAAAGCGCCGGGAATCTAATGGAGCTATATGTTCGCTCGCGTACGCGCGGCTTCGGCCCGGAGGTGAAACGGCGCATTCTGCTGGGCGGTTTCACGCTCTCCTCCGGCTACTACGACGCCTACTACAAGCGCGCGCAGCAGGCCCGGCGCCGAATCCAGGCGGAGTACCAGCAGTTTTTCCAGGAAGTCGACGTGATTTTGACGCCGACCTCGCCTGGCGTCGCCTTTCGCTTTGGCGAGCGCACGGCGGACCCGATTGCCATGTATCGCAGCGACGTCCTGACGATTGCCGCCAATCTCGCCGGCCTGCCGGCTATCAGTGTAGCCGTCGGCAACGACGACCAGGGCCTGCCTATCGGCATGCAGCTGACCGCAGCCTACTTCATGGAAAATTCGATGCTGCGCCTGGCCTCGGCGCTTGCTGAGTTTGCGGAGAATCGCCCCGTTGCTGGCGAAGCCTCCATCCAGCCTGCAAAGTCGACGGCGCCGACACAGCGCAAGGCTGTGCGCGAGTTGGCGACGGCGCCCGAAGCGAAGGCTGCGCCAAAAGCGAAGGCTGCGCCAAAAGCGAAGGCTACGCCAAAAGCGAAGGCTGCGCCAAAAGCGAAGGCTGCGCCAAAAGCGAAGGCTGCGCCAAAAGCGAAGGCTGCGCCAAAACGGCGCCGATGA
- a CDS encoding PLP-dependent transferase has translation MRSYPTGTRLPDSLHAVSCSLPTMESVIGYEEKRPELLAQLSSGYPRFVSHPLVLRSSEVAAQELGLDAQTPRALLGSESAARAAIAYAGGGQLHAIDDLFLAATDAGGDSERLRRFVQHSGAGVFSRQAEEFLLRRGLLWQRFAEQRMDAQAAAEHAAQAVAKAIGVGSQDVYFARSGMNAFYAIFEAIGRIQSRRGRSNWIQLGWLYLDTIEILAGFHQGRVDILDDVQNLDALAKILKQRGRQVAGVVTEAPTNPLIQCARLDRLQAMCREAEVALIVDPSVASPLNVRSLPFSDAAPVSLTKYAAGKGDVILGAVALNRDSPFYAELRDELPLQLTAPFIGDLQRLACEVDEWPALCKAINFRTLILARHLEKHPAVARVHWALAAESSAAYSQLASTDAPGGLLTIDLCHKSAEFYDALQCAKGPSFGVEFTLACPFLYLAHYDLVRSPEGRERLQRAGLQPESIRISVGIEPVAELLECFDRALDVAR, from the coding sequence ATGAGATCGTACCCCACCGGAACGCGACTGCCCGACTCGTTGCATGCTGTCTCCTGCAGTTTGCCAACGATGGAGTCGGTGATTGGCTACGAGGAAAAGAGGCCTGAGCTGCTGGCGCAATTGAGCAGCGGCTATCCGCGCTTTGTCAGCCATCCACTGGTGTTACGCTCAAGCGAGGTAGCGGCTCAGGAACTGGGCCTTGATGCCCAGACGCCGCGCGCGCTTCTCGGCAGCGAGTCGGCGGCGCGCGCCGCCATTGCCTATGCTGGCGGCGGACAGCTCCATGCCATTGATGATCTGTTTCTGGCGGCGACTGACGCCGGCGGCGATAGCGAACGATTGAGGCGCTTTGTGCAACACAGCGGCGCAGGCGTCTTCTCCAGGCAGGCCGAGGAGTTCTTGCTGCGCCGCGGACTGCTGTGGCAGCGCTTTGCCGAACAGCGAATGGATGCACAAGCCGCAGCGGAACACGCAGCGCAGGCAGTGGCAAAGGCCATTGGAGTCGGCTCTCAGGATGTCTACTTTGCCCGCTCCGGGATGAACGCATTCTACGCAATCTTTGAAGCGATTGGACGCATCCAGTCGCGCCGTGGACGAAGCAACTGGATTCAGCTTGGCTGGCTCTATCTCGACACGATCGAAATCCTTGCCGGCTTTCATCAAGGTCGCGTGGATATACTGGATGATGTCCAGAATCTCGATGCGCTGGCCAAAATCCTGAAACAACGCGGTCGACAGGTAGCCGGCGTGGTTACTGAGGCCCCGACCAATCCGCTGATTCAATGTGCCAGGCTCGATCGGTTGCAGGCCATGTGTCGCGAAGCCGAGGTTGCACTGATTGTAGATCCCAGCGTTGCCTCGCCGCTCAATGTGCGCTCCTTGCCCTTCAGCGATGCGGCGCCGGTCAGCCTGACCAAATACGCCGCCGGCAAGGGAGACGTCATACTTGGCGCGGTCGCGCTCAATCGGGACTCTCCCTTTTATGCGGAACTGCGCGACGAGTTGCCGCTGCAGTTGACCGCGCCCTTTATTGGCGACCTGCAACGATTGGCCTGCGAAGTGGATGAGTGGCCTGCACTCTGCAAGGCCATCAATTTCCGTACATTGATTCTGGCGCGCCACCTGGAGAAGCATCCCGCTGTGGCCAGGGTGCACTGGGCGCTCGCGGCGGAAAGCAGCGCAGCCTACTCGCAGCTTGCCTCGACAGACGCTCCGGGCGGCCTTCTGACCATCGATCTCTGCCACAAGAGCGCCGAATTCTACGACGCCTTGCAGTGTGCAAAAGGGCCCAGCTTTGGCGTCGAGTTCACTCTGGCCTGCCCCTTTCTGTATCTGGCGCACTACGATCTGGTGCGAAGCCCGGAAGGTCGAGAACGATTGCAAAGGGCGGGGCTGCAGCCGGAGTCCATTCGCATCTCGGTGGGCATCGAACCCGTTGCCGAGTTGCTGGAATGTTTCGATCGCGCCCTTGATGTGGCTCGTTAG
- a CDS encoding zf-TFIIB domain-containing protein, translated as MWEYLIKALRPLSTRAPDSDIRAPHGASGAEAGRSAEHTPATQLRHESAGGAAGTAPQRDLKQRGLQCPQCAATMQTKLLDSVAIDECPGCGGVFLDRGELEEIRGEWHEERAGRGSLLLYTPHGLTDHVRDSHD; from the coding sequence ATGTGGGAGTATCTGATCAAAGCGCTGCGGCCGTTAAGCACTCGCGCGCCGGACTCCGATATTCGAGCTCCCCATGGAGCGTCCGGCGCGGAGGCCGGCCGCAGCGCTGAACATACGCCGGCGACGCAGCTGCGCCACGAATCTGCGGGCGGCGCCGCTGGAACTGCGCCACAGCGCGACTTAAAGCAACGCGGCCTGCAATGCCCGCAATGCGCGGCCACAATGCAAACCAAGCTGCTCGATTCTGTGGCCATCGATGAATGCCCGGGGTGCGGCGGCGTGTTCCTTGATCGCGGCGAGCTGGAGGAGATTCGCGGCGAATGGCACGAGGAACGCGCCGGACGCGGCAGCCTGTTGCTTTATACGCCTCATGGACTGACCGACCACGTGCGTGATTCGCACGACTAA
- the tyrS gene encoding tyrosine--tRNA ligase — MKPSSSAAAPEASPESKKALALLQRGALEILPENELLERLEASRQSKQALRIKAGFDPTAPDLHLGHTVLLRKLRDFQDLGHHVLFLIGDFTGMIGDPTGRNATRKRMSREDVARNAETYATQVFKILDRDRTEIVFNSSWCQGLSFEDVLSLTARYTVARLLEREDFSRRYSAQESISLIEFMYPLIQGYDSVALKADVELGGSDQKFNLLVGRELQKEYGQRPQVVLTMPLLVGLDGVQKMSKSAGNYIAINETPFSMFAKIMSIPDSLLRDYCLLLTRLDPTEVESGLKEAPFDLKKKLGQLVTDDFHSAGAGDEARAAWEREKGSAGRKQMVLPPDTPRMRVEGEGERGLVQLLVEAGVEKSASAVRRLIESSSIRIGEDLQVVEDPRRTLSFPGEYHIKIGKKRYLILHS; from the coding sequence ATGAAGCCGAGTTCCTCCGCCGCCGCGCCAGAAGCATCGCCGGAAAGCAAGAAGGCTCTGGCCCTGTTGCAGCGCGGCGCCCTCGAGATTCTCCCGGAAAATGAATTGCTGGAGCGACTGGAGGCCAGCCGGCAAAGCAAGCAGGCGCTGCGCATCAAAGCCGGCTTTGATCCCACAGCCCCCGATTTGCATCTCGGTCATACCGTTCTGCTGCGCAAGCTACGCGACTTTCAGGATCTTGGCCATCATGTACTTTTTTTGATCGGCGACTTCACTGGCATGATTGGCGATCCCACCGGTCGCAACGCTACACGCAAACGTATGAGCCGGGAAGATGTGGCGCGCAACGCCGAGACCTATGCTACACAGGTCTTCAAGATCCTGGATCGCGATCGCACCGAAATTGTTTTCAATTCCAGCTGGTGTCAGGGCCTTTCGTTTGAAGATGTACTGTCGCTGACTGCGCGTTATACGGTTGCTCGCCTGCTTGAACGCGAGGATTTTTCGCGCCGCTATTCTGCTCAAGAGTCTATTTCCCTGATTGAATTCATGTACCCATTGATTCAAGGCTACGACTCCGTAGCGCTCAAGGCCGACGTTGAGCTGGGCGGCTCTGATCAGAAGTTCAATTTGCTGGTTGGTCGCGAATTGCAAAAAGAGTACGGGCAGCGGCCGCAGGTCGTATTGACCATGCCGCTGCTGGTAGGTCTGGACGGCGTTCAGAAGATGTCGAAATCAGCCGGCAACTATATTGCCATCAATGAAACGCCCTTCTCGATGTTTGCCAAGATCATGTCCATTCCTGATTCGTTGCTGCGCGATTACTGTCTGCTCTTGACGCGCCTGGATCCGACGGAAGTCGAAAGCGGTTTGAAAGAAGCGCCCTTTGACTTGAAAAAGAAACTGGGCCAGCTGGTGACCGATGATTTCCATTCCGCCGGCGCCGGCGACGAAGCGCGCGCCGCCTGGGAGCGAGAAAAAGGCAGCGCCGGTCGGAAACAGATGGTGCTTCCGCCAGATACTCCTCGGATGCGCGTAGAGGGCGAGGGCGAACGCGGCCTTGTGCAGCTGCTGGTGGAGGCCGGGGTGGAAAAGAGCGCCTCCGCGGTCCGCCGGTTGATCGAATCCTCGTCAATTCGCATCGGCGAAGATCTACAGGTAGTTGAAGATCCGCGGCGGACGCTGAGCTTTCCGGGCGAATACCATATCAAAATCGGAAAAAAACGTTACTTGATTTTACATAGCTGA
- a CDS encoding UbiX family flavin prenyltransferase, protein MSAGPRNLIVAISGASGALYGRALLRALAVHDLQSVQLIVSPAALRVYNQELNREAATPAAYLAECLAPAEVPARFLIQDYHDIGARAASGSAPSDGMIVAPCSMKSLAAIAHGHSSNLLERAAEVCLKERRRLVLVPRETPYSLLQLRNMTALTEAGAIILPASPAFYQAPQNFEDLACFIVGRALALFGIDHRLFPAWNPS, encoded by the coding sequence ATGAGCGCCGGCCCTCGAAATCTGATTGTTGCTATCAGCGGCGCCAGCGGCGCGCTCTACGGCCGCGCATTGCTGCGCGCCCTTGCCGTCCACGATTTGCAGAGCGTGCAGCTGATAGTCAGTCCAGCGGCTTTGCGCGTCTACAATCAGGAGTTGAACCGAGAGGCGGCGACGCCGGCCGCCTACCTTGCGGAGTGCCTGGCGCCGGCAGAAGTTCCAGCGAGGTTCCTGATTCAGGATTACCACGATATTGGCGCGCGGGCCGCCTCTGGCTCAGCGCCTTCGGATGGAATGATAGTGGCGCCCTGCTCGATGAAGAGTCTCGCCGCCATCGCTCACGGTCACAGCAGCAATCTGCTGGAGCGCGCCGCGGAGGTTTGCCTGAAGGAGCGGCGCCGGCTGGTGCTGGTTCCGCGCGAAACGCCCTACTCTTTGCTGCAGTTGCGCAACATGACAGCCTTGACCGAGGCCGGCGCCATCATTCTACCAGCCAGCCCGGCCTTTTACCAGGCGCCCCAGAACTTTGAGGACCTGGCCTGTTTTATCGTCGGTCGAGCGCTGGCTCTCTTTGGCATCGATCACCGGCTCTTTCCAGCATGGAACCCATCCTGA
- the ubiA gene encoding putative 4-hydroxybenzoate polyprenyltransferase — MKAIADYLRMIKFSHTIFALPLAGIAFVQGIDRSGLLFASRPSLDLVALAAKAALAMAALRSAAMGFNRIVDRHIDARNPRTAGREIPSGVVGLRQAQIFTLLALAVYFVAAWSINALCFALSPLAAAAVLGYSYAKRFTWLCHFALGAAIGLAPMGAWLALLEQFDWLPLAWSLGLMFYIAGFDILYACQDADFDRGEGLHSLPSRFGVAAALGVARLAHLAALGFFCLAGLLAGAGWVFGLGVALVAALFSLEHWMVRGGRLHRIPAAFFQVNSVVSLALFVFALADWWLQRS, encoded by the coding sequence ATGAAGGCAATCGCTGACTACTTGAGAATGATCAAGTTTTCGCACACTATCTTTGCCTTGCCGCTCGCCGGCATTGCCTTTGTCCAGGGCATCGACCGTTCCGGTTTGCTTTTTGCCAGTCGCCCGTCGCTGGATCTGGTGGCGCTGGCGGCAAAAGCCGCCCTGGCGATGGCCGCCCTGCGCAGCGCAGCTATGGGTTTCAATCGCATCGTGGATCGACATATCGATGCGCGCAACCCGCGCACCGCTGGCCGTGAAATTCCAAGCGGGGTTGTTGGTTTGCGGCAGGCGCAGATCTTTACCTTGCTGGCGCTGGCAGTCTATTTTGTTGCAGCCTGGTCGATCAATGCGCTGTGCTTTGCCCTGTCGCCGCTGGCCGCGGCGGCGGTACTGGGCTACTCCTACGCCAAGCGCTTCACCTGGCTCTGTCACTTTGCGCTCGGCGCTGCCATCGGTCTTGCGCCAATGGGCGCCTGGCTTGCCTTACTGGAACAATTTGATTGGCTGCCGCTGGCGTGGAGTCTTGGCCTGATGTTTTACATCGCCGGCTTCGACATTCTCTATGCCTGCCAGGACGCGGACTTTGATCGCGGCGAAGGCCTGCATTCCCTGCCATCGCGCTTTGGCGTTGCCGCCGCCCTTGGCGTCGCTCGCCTCGCCCATCTGGCGGCGCTTGGCTTTTTCTGTCTGGCCGGTTTGCTGGCCGGCGCAGGCTGGGTTTTCGGCCTTGGCGTGGCGCTGGTGGCGGCGCTTTTTTCTCTGGAGCACTGGATGGTGCGCGGCGGCAGATTGCACCGCATTCCGGCCGCATTCTTTCAGGTAAATTCAGTCGTTTCGCTGGCCCTGTTTGTATTTGCCCTGGCCGACTGGTGGCTGCAACGTTCATGA
- a CDS encoding menaquinone biosynthesis protein encodes MRLGLVRFVNARPLDYGLRNDASQKGYKLLEATPATLCDLLLQGELDAALISSVEFLRHGDALGACQKVGVCARERVRSILYLYSGAASDVPRRLYADAASRSSTALLRWLLFSEFGARPEVIALSADLVVERCQQEADCAGLLIGDSALDFEANPVEGLQCRDLAEWWRAQSGLPFVFALWAYPRLRPLPDALFEDSLLAGLAALPQIAAATPYRDALSYLSESLHYQLDAEDRRSLAYFSEVLKELDAPIGGLLEEKEA; translated from the coding sequence ATGCGCCTTGGCCTGGTGCGTTTCGTGAATGCCCGCCCTCTGGACTACGGTCTGCGCAACGATGCCAGTCAGAAGGGATACAAACTCCTGGAAGCAACTCCGGCGACGCTCTGTGATCTGCTGTTACAGGGCGAACTGGATGCAGCGCTGATCAGCAGTGTGGAATTTCTACGACATGGCGACGCCCTTGGGGCTTGCCAGAAGGTCGGCGTCTGCGCCCGAGAGCGCGTACGCTCGATATTGTACCTCTATTCTGGCGCAGCGTCGGACGTTCCGCGTCGACTCTATGCCGACGCAGCCTCGCGCAGCTCTACGGCATTGTTGCGATGGCTTCTATTCAGCGAGTTTGGCGCACGACCCGAGGTTATCGCCCTGAGCGCCGATCTGGTTGTTGAACGTTGCCAGCAAGAAGCCGATTGCGCTGGCCTGCTGATTGGCGATTCCGCCCTGGACTTCGAAGCAAATCCAGTGGAAGGTCTGCAATGCAGAGATCTGGCTGAGTGGTGGCGGGCCCAAAGCGGTCTTCCCTTTGTTTTTGCGCTGTGGGCTTACCCTCGTCTTCGTCCGCTGCCCGATGCGCTCTTTGAGGATTCGCTGCTTGCCGGCCTGGCGGCGCTGCCCCAGATTGCGGCAGCGACTCCCTACCGCGACGCCCTTTCCTATTTGAGCGAATCGCTGCATTATCAACTCGACGCCGAGGATCGTCGGAGTCTCGCCTATTTCTCCGAGGTTCTAAAAGAGCTGGACGCGCCAATTGGCGGCCTGCTGGAGGAGAAAGAAGCATGA
- a CDS encoding EamA family transporter: MIYLWLIVSALLGSLGQILMKIAMNRAGPSPEFSSGVSVAALYFARALFSSPMIGAVAAYALSFLLWLAALSRTDLSLARPFVSISYLVVAVYGYFAGERLSWERVLGIALITVGLFFVARSGLRT, encoded by the coding sequence TTGATTTACCTCTGGTTGATTGTATCCGCTTTGCTTGGATCGCTGGGGCAGATTCTGATGAAGATTGCCATGAATCGTGCTGGTCCCTCCCCGGAGTTCAGCAGCGGCGTTTCTGTGGCGGCGCTTTACTTTGCGCGGGCGCTATTCAGCTCGCCCATGATTGGGGCCGTAGCCGCCTACGCCCTGAGCTTCCTGCTGTGGCTGGCTGCCCTGAGCCGTACGGATTTGAGCCTCGCGCGGCCTTTTGTCTCCATCAGTTATTTGGTCGTGGCAGTCTATGGCTATTTTGCTGGCGAACGCCTGAGCTGGGAACGAGTACTGGGTATCGCCTTAATTACCGTGGGGCTGTTTTTTGTAGCCCGCAGCGGGCTGCGCACCTGA
- a CDS encoding helix-turn-helix domain containing protein translates to MTAEQRTERIMKRINVSRQELSATLGISLSSVAMYFTGHHRIRKVVALAIQASYGISAEWILSGKKPIFIKQAQGRLSNEAMEVALMYHNLPRRLQPVARTTMQAYQRLKENASS, encoded by the coding sequence ATGACCGCAGAACAACGAACCGAACGCATTATGAAGCGGATCAATGTCTCTCGACAGGAATTGAGCGCCACCCTTGGAATCTCCCTTTCCTCCGTAGCCATGTACTTTACCGGCCACCATCGAATTCGAAAGGTGGTGGCCCTTGCTATCCAGGCCTCCTACGGGATCAGCGCCGAATGGATTCTCTCCGGAAAAAAGCCGATCTTCATCAAGCAGGCGCAAGGGCGGCTTTCCAATGAAGCGATGGAAGTTGCGCTGATGTATCACAACCTGCCGCGACGTCTGCAGCCAGTGGCGCGAACCACGATGCAGGCCTACCAACGACTCAAGGAAAACGCCAGCTCTTGA
- the acnA gene encoding aconitate hydratase AcnA, which yields MAAKFNAEATLDSKAGTLKYFKLGALGDASRLQRLPYSMRVLLEAALRNYDDYIVTEADIQKLLNWDPRKEPDEETAFMPGRVIMQDFTGVPAVVDLAAMRNAMVKAGGDPARINPKVRVDLVIDHSVQVDYFGSSDALQKNMELEFERNRERYEFLKWGQQAFENFGIVPPGAGIVHQVNLEHLASVVLVKDGVAYPDSLVGTDSHTTMINGLGVLGWGVGGIEAEAVMLAQPIYMLIPQVVGFKLSGKLREGATATDLVLRVTEMLRKKGVVNKFVEFYGSGLSNLALADRATIANMAPEYGATCGFFPVDQETLRFLERTGRKAELVDLVEKYYKAQGLFRSDESPDPEYTDTLSLDMSEVEPALAGPKRPQDRVNLKEMKSVWRKSLTAPIKERGFELNDAQLKASGRIDNGYQAEITHGNVVIAAITSCTNTSNPGVMIGAGLVARKAVERGLKVKPFVKTSLAPGSRVVTDYLDKAGLSQYLDQLGFHTVGYGCTTCIGNSGPLPDPVVKAINDGNLVAVSVLSGNRNFEGRISPNVKANYLASPPLVVAYAIAGTVDIDLQNDPLGKDKDGKDVYLKDIWPSHQELAAAVEANLKPEMYSQRYGNVATMNESWNKIPASGGQVYKWNLDSTYIQEPPYFLDMPLDPPALSDIVGARCLVKVADSVTTDHISPAGSFSEETPAGQYLKSKGVAKKDFNSYGARRGNDRIMTRGTFANIRLRNQMAPGTEGGWTNFQPGDEKMTIFEASERYRKDRTPLVVLAGQEYGTGSSRDWAAKGAYTLGVRAVIAASYERIHRSNLVGMGVLPLQFLPGESHESLSLSGKEQFTIRGINAQLKPRQTLEVEADGKKFKAICRLDTPVEIEYYQNGGILHAVLRKFIKGQS from the coding sequence ATGGCCGCAAAATTCAATGCCGAGGCGACGCTGGACAGCAAGGCGGGAACGCTGAAATACTTCAAGCTGGGCGCACTTGGCGACGCCAGTCGCCTGCAGCGTCTTCCTTACTCGATGCGCGTGCTGCTGGAAGCCGCCCTGCGCAACTACGATGACTACATTGTCACCGAAGCCGACATCCAGAAGCTGTTGAACTGGGACCCGCGCAAAGAACCCGATGAAGAGACCGCCTTCATGCCGGGCCGCGTGATCATGCAGGATTTTACTGGCGTCCCGGCGGTGGTCGACCTTGCGGCAATGCGCAATGCAATGGTAAAGGCCGGCGGCGATCCAGCGCGCATCAATCCTAAAGTGCGCGTAGACCTGGTGATTGATCACAGCGTCCAGGTCGACTATTTCGGCAGCAGCGATGCGCTTCAGAAAAATATGGAGCTGGAATTTGAACGGAACCGCGAACGTTATGAATTCTTGAAATGGGGCCAGCAGGCCTTTGAAAATTTTGGCATTGTACCACCTGGCGCCGGCATTGTCCATCAGGTCAATCTGGAGCACCTGGCTTCAGTTGTTCTGGTCAAAGACGGCGTTGCCTATCCGGATTCTCTGGTGGGAACCGATTCGCATACCACGATGATCAATGGTCTTGGCGTTTTGGGCTGGGGCGTGGGCGGCATCGAGGCCGAAGCGGTGATGCTGGCCCAACCAATCTACATGCTGATCCCACAGGTGGTCGGCTTCAAACTGTCCGGAAAATTGCGCGAGGGCGCCACGGCCACCGATCTGGTGCTGCGCGTGACGGAAATGCTGCGCAAGAAAGGCGTGGTGAACAAGTTTGTCGAGTTCTACGGAAGCGGCCTAAGCAATCTGGCGCTGGCCGACCGCGCAACCATCGCCAATATGGCGCCCGAATATGGCGCGACCTGCGGCTTCTTTCCGGTGGATCAAGAGACGCTGCGCTTCCTGGAACGCACCGGTCGCAAAGCAGAACTGGTCGACCTGGTCGAAAAGTACTACAAAGCGCAGGGACTGTTCCGCAGCGACGAAAGCCCTGACCCCGAGTACACGGACACGCTGTCCCTGGACATGAGCGAGGTCGAGCCGGCGCTTGCCGGTCCTAAGCGGCCGCAAGATCGCGTGAACTTGAAAGAAATGAAATCCGTGTGGCGCAAGAGTCTTACGGCCCCGATCAAAGAGCGCGGATTTGAACTGAACGATGCACAACTCAAAGCCAGTGGTCGCATTGACAATGGCTACCAGGCCGAAATCACCCACGGCAATGTGGTCATTGCAGCCATAACGTCCTGTACCAACACTTCGAACCCAGGCGTAATGATCGGCGCTGGCCTGGTGGCGCGCAAGGCAGTGGAACGCGGTCTCAAGGTGAAACCCTTCGTAAAGACCAGCCTGGCCCCTGGATCGCGCGTGGTTACCGACTACCTGGACAAGGCCGGACTGTCTCAATACCTGGACCAGCTTGGCTTCCACACCGTCGGCTACGGTTGCACAACTTGCATTGGCAATTCGGGGCCGCTGCCCGATCCGGTAGTGAAGGCTATCAACGACGGCAATCTGGTGGCAGTTTCCGTGCTCTCTGGCAATCGCAACTTCGAGGGCCGCATCAGTCCCAATGTAAAGGCTAACTATCTGGCCAGCCCGCCGCTGGTGGTGGCCTATGCCATTGCCGGAACTGTCGATATCGATCTGCAGAATGACCCGCTGGGCAAGGACAAGGACGGAAAGGACGTTTACCTCAAGGATATCTGGCCCTCCCATCAAGAATTGGCGGCAGCGGTTGAAGCAAATTTGAAGCCGGAAATGTACAGCCAACGCTACGGTAATGTGGCGACGATGAACGAAAGCTGGAATAAGATTCCAGCCTCTGGCGGCCAGGTCTACAAGTGGAACCTGGATTCTACCTACATTCAGGAACCGCCTTACTTCCTGGACATGCCGCTGGATCCGCCGGCGCTCAGCGATATTGTGGGCGCACGCTGTCTGGTCAAGGTCGCCGACTCCGTAACGACCGACCACATCAGCCCCGCCGGCTCTTTCAGCGAAGAAACGCCCGCCGGCCAGTATCTGAAATCAAAGGGCGTAGCCAAAAAGGACTTCAACTCCTACGGCGCGCGCCGCGGCAACGACCGCATCATGACCCGCGGCACCTTTGCCAACATAAGGCTGCGCAACCAGATGGCGCCAGGTACCGAAGGCGGTTGGACCAACTTTCAGCCCGGCGACGAAAAGATGACCATCTTCGAAGCCAGTGAACGCTATCGCAAAGACCGCACCCCGCTGGTAGTGCTCGCCGGTCAGGAATACGGTACAGGCTCCTCGCGCGATTGGGCCGCCAAAGGCGCCTACACCCTTGGCGTGCGCGCCGTGATCGCTGCCAGCTATGAGCGGATTCATCGCTCCAACCTGGTAGGCATGGGCGTGTTGCCGCTGCAATTTCTGCCTGGCGAAAGCCACGAATCCCTTAGCTTAAGCGGCAAGGAGCAATTCACCATTCGTGGGATCAACGCCCAGCTAAAGCCGCGGCAAACGCTGGAAGTGGAGGCAGACGGCAAGAAATTCAAGGCGATCTGTCGCCTGGATACGCCGGTGGAGATCGAGTATTATCAGAACGGCGGTATCCTTCATGCCGTTCTGCGCAAGTTCATCAAAGGCCAGAGCTGA